A stretch of Caenibius tardaugens NBRC 16725 DNA encodes these proteins:
- a CDS encoding ArnT family glycosyltransferase — MRWIAPGLLILILALATGLRLRGVDFGLPALNDPDEPLFMMTAFDMLRNRSLNPGWFGHPGTVTLYCLALICLAVGVFGALTGRFSGADQFASAVYADPAIVFLPARLFIVLCGVICVYLTYRIGKRLGGERVGLMAAALLAINSIHIEYSQIIRTDMQASVFILLCILAALGILENGRERHYLLAGLWVGLAAATKWPAALVAIAPLCAGLARMRQGKHEGDLLILSLLTAPVALFCASPYLVLDYPAVLRDLAGEARPIHPGATGGGFLANLAWYLSQPLARSFGYAGLAAAALGLAIAARRDRRWRLVIVPFVLLFLATLSLQQLVWTRWIVPILPLLALGGAYALCAAAEGLRSRGFRHAAIAGWAATAFVMLPMLHASVMRGTERMHDTRQAASAWITAHVPTATTLLVEDAAIDLLGKGHRLLFPLGSAGCINARQALASQMEYQEVADKRASSPLVDLGHVARDKIETCRASYAILSHYDRYRAAPDAFPDALARYHDLLTDARLEARFTPHPGSSSGPTTYVFRLAERGCQTNNDAPRQC, encoded by the coding sequence ATGCGCTGGATTGCACCCGGCCTCCTGATACTGATACTGGCCCTTGCCACCGGCTTGCGGCTGCGCGGTGTCGATTTCGGATTGCCCGCACTGAACGACCCGGACGAACCTTTGTTCATGATGACGGCGTTCGACATGCTGCGGAACCGGAGCCTCAATCCGGGGTGGTTCGGGCATCCCGGCACGGTCACGCTCTATTGCCTGGCCCTGATCTGTCTTGCTGTCGGGGTGTTCGGTGCGCTGACCGGGCGCTTCAGCGGGGCGGACCAATTTGCCAGCGCCGTCTATGCCGATCCCGCGATTGTGTTCCTGCCTGCCCGTCTGTTTATTGTCCTGTGCGGGGTGATCTGCGTCTATCTCACTTATCGTATTGGCAAACGCTTGGGGGGCGAAAGGGTCGGTCTGATGGCCGCCGCGCTTCTCGCGATCAACAGCATTCATATCGAATATTCGCAGATCATCCGCACCGATATGCAGGCCTCGGTCTTCATCCTGCTCTGCATTCTTGCCGCGTTGGGCATTCTGGAGAACGGACGCGAGCGGCACTACCTGCTCGCCGGGTTATGGGTCGGTCTTGCCGCCGCAACGAAATGGCCCGCCGCACTGGTCGCCATCGCGCCACTCTGCGCGGGTCTGGCCCGGATGCGGCAGGGCAAGCACGAAGGCGATCTCCTGATCCTGTCCTTGCTTACCGCCCCGGTGGCGCTGTTTTGCGCCTCCCCCTATCTCGTGCTCGATTATCCGGCCGTCCTGCGCGATCTGGCGGGCGAGGCACGCCCGATCCATCCGGGGGCAACCGGCGGTGGGTTTCTGGCCAATCTGGCATGGTATCTATCGCAGCCACTTGCACGATCGTTCGGTTATGCCGGTCTCGCCGCAGCCGCGCTCGGACTGGCCATCGCCGCACGCCGCGACCGGCGCTGGCGGCTAGTTATCGTGCCGTTTGTTCTGCTGTTCCTTGCAACGCTGTCGCTCCAGCAGCTCGTCTGGACCCGCTGGATCGTGCCGATCCTGCCCCTTCTTGCGCTGGGCGGGGCCTATGCCCTGTGTGCCGCCGCAGAGGGGCTGCGATCCCGCGGCTTCCGCCATGCGGCGATCGCGGGATGGGCTGCCACGGCGTTTGTGATGCTGCCCATGCTGCATGCCAGCGTCATGCGCGGGACGGAAAGAATGCACGACACCCGGCAGGCCGCATCCGCATGGATCACCGCGCACGTCCCCACAGCAACCACCCTGCTGGTCGAGGATGCCGCCATCGACTTGCTCGGCAAGGGCCACCGCCTGCTTTTCCCGCTGGGTTCCGCCGGATGCATCAATGCCCGTCAGGCACTCGCCAGCCAGATGGAATATCAGGAGGTAGCCGACAAACGTGCGTCCAGCCCGCTTGTCGATCTCGGCCATGTGGCGCGCGACAAGATTGAAACCTGCCGGGCCTCTTACGCGATACTCAGCCATTATGATCGTTATCGCGCGGCCCCCGATGCCTTTCCCGATGCACTTGCCCGGTACCATGACCTGCTGACGGATGCCCGGCTCGAAGCGCGCTTTACCCCGCATCCGGGATCAAGCAGCGGCCCGACAACCTATGTGTTCCGGCTGGCCGAAAGAGGCTGTCAGACCAACAACGATGCCCCTCGGCAATGCTAG
- the rfbG gene encoding CDP-glucose 4,6-dehydratase — MSAPWAGRRVLITGHTGFKGSWLSLWLHAMGARVSGYALAPPTRPSLFAAANLGDLIDHTEGDVRDADALLAAVQRAAPDVIFHLAAQPLVRQSYADPVETYATNVMGTVHLLEAARNVPGVKAIVCVTSDKCYENREWVWPYRESDPMGGHDPYSSSKGCAELVASAWRKSFFADGPLLATVRAGNVIGGGDWAADRLIPDLIRAFEAGDAPLIRAPDAVRPWQHVLEALGGYLMIAERLIAGERVFADAWNFGPADDDARAVSWIVARLRAAWGAMRRRPWPIPARVRTRQACSGSIVQKRVPRWAGSQY; from the coding sequence GTGAGCGCGCCATGGGCGGGCCGCCGGGTGCTGATCACCGGGCACACGGGCTTCAAGGGGAGCTGGTTGAGTCTGTGGCTGCACGCGATGGGGGCCAGGGTCAGCGGCTATGCCCTGGCGCCACCGACCCGGCCGAGCCTGTTCGCGGCGGCAAATCTGGGCGATTTGATCGATCACACCGAAGGCGATGTGCGCGATGCCGATGCCTTGCTGGCCGCTGTGCAACGGGCGGCGCCCGATGTGATCTTCCATCTCGCGGCGCAACCGCTTGTCCGCCAGTCCTATGCGGACCCTGTCGAAACTTACGCAACCAATGTCATGGGGACGGTGCATCTGCTGGAAGCGGCGCGGAATGTGCCCGGCGTGAAAGCGATCGTATGCGTCACCAGCGACAAATGTTATGAAAACCGGGAATGGGTCTGGCCCTATCGCGAAAGCGATCCGATGGGCGGGCATGATCCCTACAGCAGCAGCAAGGGCTGTGCGGAGCTGGTCGCATCCGCGTGGCGCAAGTCGTTCTTCGCCGATGGGCCGCTGCTGGCCACAGTGCGGGCGGGCAATGTCATAGGTGGTGGGGACTGGGCGGCGGATCGCCTGATCCCCGATCTCATTCGCGCCTTCGAAGCAGGCGACGCGCCACTGATCCGGGCGCCGGATGCGGTGCGGCCGTGGCAGCATGTGCTGGAGGCGCTGGGCGGCTATCTGATGATTGCCGAACGGCTGATCGCGGGCGAACGCGTGTTTGCCGATGCATGGAACTTCGGCCCGGCGGACGACGATGCGCGCGCCGTGTCGTGGATTGTTGCACGGTTGCGCGCGGCCTGGGGGGCAATGCGGCGGCGGCCATGGCCGATACCGGCCCGCGTCCGCACGAGGCAGGCTTGCTCCGGCTCGATTGTGCAAAAGCGCGTGCCGCGCTGGGCTGGCAGCCAGTATTGA
- the rfbF gene encoding glucose-1-phosphate cytidylyltransferase has product MMRTVILAGGLGTRLGEETAVRPKPMVEIGGMPILWHIMKIYSAAGLNDFVICLGYKGYLIKEFFANYFLHTSDVTIDLRNGNGMEVHYARSEPWRITLVETGSETMTGGRLGAIKPYLDPAEPFCFTYGDGVADIDIGALVAFHKAHGHRATITAVAPPGRFGALEFERERVIDFREKPAGDGGMINGGFFVADPSVLDLVDGPDTVWESGPLERLARGGELVGYRHKGFWQPMDTLRDRNYLEELWSTGAAPWKCW; this is encoded by the coding sequence ATGATGCGAACCGTAATTCTGGCTGGCGGCCTTGGCACGCGGCTTGGCGAAGAGACCGCCGTGCGGCCCAAGCCGATGGTCGAAATCGGCGGCATGCCGATCCTCTGGCACATCATGAAGATCTATTCCGCCGCCGGGCTGAACGACTTTGTCATCTGCCTTGGTTACAAGGGCTACCTGATCAAGGAGTTCTTCGCGAACTACTTCCTCCACACTTCGGATGTGACGATCGATCTGCGCAACGGCAATGGCATGGAAGTGCATTACGCCCGCAGCGAACCGTGGCGGATCACACTGGTCGAAACCGGATCGGAAACCATGACCGGGGGCAGGTTGGGCGCGATCAAACCCTATCTCGATCCGGCTGAACCCTTCTGTTTTACGTATGGCGATGGCGTGGCCGATATCGATATCGGCGCACTGGTGGCTTTCCACAAAGCGCACGGCCATCGCGCCACCATCACCGCCGTTGCCCCGCCGGGGCGCTTTGGCGCGCTGGAATTCGAACGCGAACGCGTGATCGACTTTCGGGAAAAGCCGGCTGGCGACGGCGGCATGATCAACGGCGGCTTCTTCGTGGCGGACCCTTCGGTGCTCGATCTTGTCGATGGCCCGGACACGGTTTGGGAAAGTGGGCCGCTCGAACGACTGGCGCGCGGGGGTGAACTGGTCGGCTATCGCCACAAGGGCTTCTGGCAGCCGATGGATACGCTGCGCGACAGGAACTATCTCGAGGAATTGTGGAGCACGGGCGCGGCTCCGTGGAAATGCTGGTGA
- a CDS encoding GtrA family protein — protein sequence MSGFAGKQERPLRFLVAGGINTVLGLSFYPVLLWAVPLMRAHYMVALGIAQVVCLCFAFTLHKFAVFRTRGHIVREFAHFASFYLFNYAVNWAALPLLVEGAAIPPAIAQTGFTLALIVGSYFWHSRVTFRPRG from the coding sequence ATGAGCGGTTTCGCTGGCAAGCAGGAACGACCGCTCCGCTTTCTCGTCGCAGGCGGGATCAACACTGTGCTGGGCCTGTCGTTCTATCCCGTGCTGCTGTGGGCCGTACCCCTGATGCGCGCGCATTACATGGTCGCATTGGGGATCGCGCAAGTGGTTTGCCTGTGCTTTGCCTTCACCCTCCACAAGTTCGCGGTGTTTCGGACGCGCGGCCATATCGTGCGCGAGTTTGCGCACTTCGCGAGCTTCTACCTGTTCAACTATGCGGTGAACTGGGCCGCGCTGCCACTACTGGTCGAAGGTGCCGCGATCCCGCCCGCGATCGCGCAAACCGGCTTCACGCTCGCGCTGATCGTCGGCAGCTATTTCTGGCACAGCCGCGTAACCTTCAGGCCGCGCGGCTGA
- a CDS encoding thiamine pyrophosphate-binding protein, which yields MTMIKLADWIAQTLAQNGIRDVFMLTGGGAMHLNHALGTHPALKTTFTHHEQALAMAAEAYYRLTNRLAVVNVTSGPGGTNAITGVYGAWVDSIGMLVISGQVKTETTVRHTGLPLRQYGDQELDIEELVRPITKYAAMVTDPRTIRYHLEKALYLARTGRPGPVWLDIPLDVQAAKIDPDDLLPGFDPAECNEPWRETDCHAMATDVLDRIARAKRPVVFAGGGVRLSGAYDAFLGLIDKLGVPVVTGWNAHDVLWNDHPLWCGRPGTVGDRGGNMVTQSADLLLVLGSRLNIRQVSYNWSSFAREAFKIWVDIDPVELRKPNVTPDLPIVADLKEFIPALLSVDYAGPCDDHREWLEWSRERNRRFPAVLPEYRDHGPSVHPYVAMDALFAQLGEDDVIVTGNGSACVVSFQAAQIKRGQRLWTNSGCATMGYDLPAAIGVHAATDGKRRVIAIAGDGSIMMNLQEMQTIAGYGMPIKVVLINNSGYVSIFQTHRTFFNGVEVGGGPKSNVSFPDFRRVTEAFGFTYLRAASHAELPGAIAAMLATDGPVLCELIVDEHVAFAPKLGAKQHADGRITSPALEDLSPFLPREVLQQNMRIALLDEE from the coding sequence ATGACCATGATAAAACTCGCCGACTGGATCGCGCAGACGCTGGCACAGAACGGCATTCGCGATGTCTTCATGCTGACCGGTGGCGGGGCGATGCACCTCAATCATGCGCTTGGCACGCACCCGGCGCTGAAAACCACGTTCACGCACCATGAACAGGCGCTCGCCATGGCGGCGGAAGCCTATTACCGGCTGACCAACCGGCTCGCGGTAGTCAACGTCACCTCCGGGCCCGGTGGCACCAATGCGATCACCGGCGTCTATGGGGCATGGGTCGATTCCATCGGTATGCTCGTCATTTCCGGGCAGGTAAAAACGGAAACCACCGTGCGCCACACCGGGCTGCCGCTGCGCCAGTATGGCGATCAGGAACTCGATATCGAGGAACTGGTCCGCCCGATCACGAAATACGCGGCCATGGTCACCGATCCGCGCACGATACGCTATCATCTGGAAAAGGCCCTGTATCTCGCCCGCACCGGCCGGCCCGGCCCGGTGTGGCTGGACATTCCCCTCGATGTGCAGGCCGCCAAAATCGATCCCGACGACCTGCTTCCCGGTTTCGATCCGGCGGAATGCAACGAACCGTGGCGAGAGACCGATTGCCACGCCATGGCAACGGATGTGCTGGACAGGATTGCCCGGGCGAAACGTCCGGTTGTCTTCGCGGGCGGCGGGGTGCGCCTGTCGGGCGCATACGACGCTTTTCTTGGCCTGATCGACAAACTCGGCGTGCCCGTCGTCACCGGGTGGAACGCGCACGACGTGCTGTGGAACGATCACCCGTTATGGTGCGGGCGCCCCGGCACAGTCGGCGACCGCGGGGGCAACATGGTGACGCAAAGCGCCGACCTGCTGCTCGTGCTCGGCAGTCGGCTGAATATCCGGCAGGTCAGCTATAACTGGTCCAGTTTCGCGCGCGAAGCGTTCAAGATCTGGGTGGATATCGATCCTGTCGAACTGCGCAAACCCAATGTCACGCCCGATCTGCCGATTGTGGCCGATCTCAAAGAGTTCATCCCTGCCCTCCTCTCCGTCGACTATGCGGGCCCTTGCGACGATCATCGCGAATGGCTGGAATGGTCGCGCGAACGCAATCGCCGGTTTCCAGCCGTCCTGCCCGAATACCGCGATCACGGCCCCTCGGTGCATCCCTATGTCGCGATGGACGCGCTATTTGCGCAATTGGGGGAAGACGATGTGATCGTCACCGGCAATGGCAGTGCCTGCGTGGTCAGCTTCCAGGCGGCGCAGATAAAGCGCGGGCAACGCTTGTGGACCAATTCCGGCTGCGCGACGATGGGATACGATCTGCCTGCCGCCATCGGCGTTCACGCGGCCACCGACGGCAAGCGCAGGGTCATCGCAATCGCAGGCGATGGCAGCATCATGATGAACCTGCAGGAAATGCAGACGATCGCGGGCTATGGCATGCCGATCAAGGTCGTGCTGATCAACAACAGCGGCTACGTTTCGATCTTCCAGACGCACCGCACCTTTTTCAACGGCGTGGAAGTCGGCGGCGGCCCCAAAAGCAATGTCAGCTTCCCCGATTTCCGGCGCGTGACGGAAGCGTTCGGGTTTACCTACCTGCGGGCCGCATCGCATGCGGAACTGCCCGGCGCGATCGCTGCCATGCTGGCAACCGATGGCCCCGTGCTGTGCGAACTGATCGTGGACGAACATGTCGCCTTCGCGCCGAAACTGGGCGCAAAACAGCATGCCGACGGACGCATTACGTCCCCCGCACTGGAGGATCTGTCGCCATTCCTGCCGCGCGAAGTGCTGCAGCAGAACATGCGCATCGCGCTGCTGGACGAAGAATGA
- a CDS encoding NAD-dependent epimerase/dehydratase family protein produces MISADDYAAMDVALAPLWPHLAGARLFITGGTGFIGRWMFEALARAPINPDVVLLTRNPAAFAAKAPHLARRFTLLQGDITTFSAPPGRFTHVIHGATDASADLNARDPLRMFDTIVEGTRKVLDLAVERQATRVLFMSSGAIYGAQPADIPHIPEPWHGAPDPRDPKSAYGAGKRAAETLCAIYGKQCALDVVTTRIFALLGPLLPLDIHFAAGNFIADAMAGRRIRIDSTGTAVRSYLYATDMAVWMWTALLTGETGAAYNLGSEEATSIADLARLTAQVLGGPGVDILGRPDAGWNPGRYVPSTALIRSSLGVSQTVALEEAIRRTALSHGWTP; encoded by the coding sequence ATGATTTCGGCAGACGATTATGCCGCCATGGATGTGGCGCTGGCGCCGTTGTGGCCGCACCTTGCCGGTGCACGCCTGTTTATCACCGGGGGCACCGGCTTCATCGGACGCTGGATGTTCGAGGCCCTTGCCCGTGCGCCCATTAATCCGGACGTGGTTCTGCTGACGCGCAACCCCGCAGCCTTTGCCGCAAAAGCCCCGCATCTGGCGCGGCGATTTACGCTGCTGCAAGGCGATATTACGACATTCTCCGCGCCCCCGGGGCGTTTCACCCATGTGATCCATGGCGCGACCGATGCCAGTGCCGATCTGAACGCCCGCGATCCGCTGCGGATGTTCGACACGATTGTCGAGGGGACGCGCAAGGTTCTCGATCTTGCGGTCGAACGGCAGGCCACGCGCGTTCTGTTCATGAGTTCCGGCGCGATCTACGGCGCCCAGCCCGCAGATATCCCGCACATTCCCGAACCATGGCACGGCGCACCCGATCCGCGCGATCCGAAATCGGCCTATGGCGCGGGCAAGCGCGCGGCAGAAACGCTCTGCGCGATCTATGGCAAACAATGCGCACTGGACGTGGTCACCACCCGCATCTTCGCCTTGCTTGGCCCCCTGTTGCCCCTCGACATCCATTTCGCTGCCGGCAACTTCATTGCCGATGCCATGGCCGGCCGCCGCATCCGCATCGACAGCACCGGTACGGCGGTCCGTTCCTACCTCTATGCCACGGACATGGCCGTCTGGATGTGGACCGCCCTGCTCACCGGAGAAACCGGCGCGGCCTACAATCTGGGCTCGGAAGAAGCCACTTCCATTGCCGATCTCGCCCGGCTGACCGCGCAGGTTCTGGGCGGGCCGGGTGTCGACATTCTCGGGCGACCCGATGCGGGATGGAATCCCGGCCGTTATGTCCCCTCAACCGCGCTGATCCGGTCCTCGCTCGGCGTCAGTCAGACAGTCGCGCTGGAGGAAGCAATCCGGCGCACTGCCCTTTCCCACGGATGGACCCCATGA
- a CDS encoding TonB-dependent receptor yields the protein MRNYRDYSVMAGVSAAALMWGSVALAQDAAPQSAGLQEIVVTAQKRSENLQDTPLAVSALTAETIEARGITDISNISAAAPNLTTTLSPSSTTNIAIHIRGIGETDPVLTADSPVGIYVDGVVIGRTAGSVFDLVDLERVEVLRGPQGTLYGRNTTGGAVNFITAKPADSFKATQTFSYGRFDYFQSRTSVDTGEIGNSGLKFKLSYLHKQRDGYANDLNQPGKRDPGAYNTDAFRIAARFDNGGPIRVDYAFDYNDTKSTAIPFQLAFLRPDILQYLSHSAALGGNPLQISRERQRTLRLDQGPMHDKVRGHTLTIEADLSDSLTLRSLTGLRKWDNTVSATDLDGNSGLKGFTISPLYLAKPPYFAYKPLGVNTVNLFTAYTDRGQKQFSQELNLLGKVGDKIDFVLGAFYFKEKAHENNPQQLTLVLPAPAPVDLGNGVISNQVGISIPAQLNYRHTSESRAVFGQVTFRPTDKLSLTGGLRYTEDRKHLDQAASIIRDERAKFSQVNWAVSADYKFTDDILGYLRATTGYKSGGFNPRSVGGSFDPEKIISYEAGLKTELLDRRVRFNLTAFHARYKDLQVSQFMAGSGGASSITVNAGKATYTGVEAEILAQPVAGLTLNASVGYVDRKYKTFMIRDSKTNELVNVAKEAHFGYSASTTANAGIQYETPIENVGTLLARLDWTYRSRIYFHPLDRLNPFNQGMSDGGAGRFDARLALSDIDLGPTRATVSLWGKNITDKKYLYSGIDFGSLGFAGVIFAEPRTYGVDVKFEF from the coding sequence GTGAGGAACTACCGGGATTATTCTGTGATGGCCGGGGTGTCGGCCGCGGCACTTATGTGGGGCAGCGTGGCCTTGGCACAGGACGCCGCACCACAAAGCGCGGGGCTTCAGGAAATTGTCGTTACCGCGCAGAAGCGCAGTGAAAACCTTCAGGATACGCCGCTTGCGGTCAGCGCGCTGACAGCAGAAACGATCGAGGCGCGCGGTATCACGGACATCAGCAATATCAGCGCGGCAGCCCCGAACCTCACCACCACGCTATCCCCTTCGTCCACCACCAATATTGCCATCCATATTCGCGGCATTGGGGAAACCGATCCTGTTCTGACGGCGGATTCGCCTGTCGGTATCTATGTCGATGGCGTGGTGATCGGGCGCACCGCCGGTTCGGTGTTCGATCTCGTCGATCTGGAACGGGTGGAGGTTCTGCGTGGCCCGCAGGGTACGCTCTATGGCCGCAATACCACGGGCGGTGCGGTCAACTTCATCACGGCAAAGCCCGCCGACAGCTTCAAAGCCACGCAAACGTTCAGCTATGGCCGGTTCGATTACTTCCAGTCCCGCACCAGCGTGGATACGGGCGAGATCGGCAATTCCGGTCTGAAGTTCAAACTGTCGTACCTGCACAAACAGCGTGATGGCTATGCCAACGATCTGAACCAGCCGGGCAAGCGCGATCCCGGCGCCTATAATACCGATGCGTTCCGCATTGCCGCACGGTTCGATAACGGCGGCCCGATCCGGGTCGACTATGCCTTCGATTATAACGATACGAAGAGCACGGCGATCCCGTTCCAGCTGGCGTTCCTGCGGCCGGATATTCTCCAGTACCTGTCGCATTCGGCGGCTCTGGGCGGCAATCCACTGCAGATTTCGCGGGAACGGCAACGTACGCTGCGGCTTGATCAGGGACCGATGCATGACAAGGTTCGCGGTCATACGCTGACGATCGAGGCCGACCTGTCCGACAGCCTGACGCTGCGTTCGCTGACGGGGTTGCGCAAATGGGACAACACGGTTTCCGCGACGGATCTTGACGGGAATTCCGGGTTGAAAGGATTCACGATCAGCCCGCTGTATCTGGCGAAGCCACCTTATTTTGCGTATAAGCCGCTGGGTGTGAATACGGTCAATCTGTTCACCGCGTACACGGATCGTGGGCAGAAACAGTTCTCGCAGGAACTCAACCTGCTGGGCAAAGTGGGTGACAAGATCGACTTCGTTCTCGGTGCTTTCTACTTCAAGGAAAAAGCGCACGAGAACAATCCGCAACAGCTTACTCTCGTTCTGCCAGCGCCCGCCCCGGTTGATCTGGGTAATGGCGTGATTTCCAACCAGGTGGGCATTTCGATCCCCGCTCAGCTCAATTATCGGCACACGTCTGAATCGCGCGCCGTGTTTGGCCAGGTCACTTTCCGCCCAACGGACAAGCTGAGCCTGACTGGCGGTTTGCGCTATACCGAAGACCGCAAGCATCTGGATCAGGCTGCCAGCATCATTCGTGACGAGCGGGCCAAGTTCAGCCAGGTGAACTGGGCAGTGAGCGCCGACTACAAGTTCACCGACGATATCCTCGGATACTTGCGGGCGACGACGGGTTACAAGTCGGGCGGGTTCAATCCGCGTTCGGTCGGCGGCAGCTTCGATCCCGAAAAGATCATTTCCTATGAAGCGGGCCTGAAAACCGAATTGCTGGATCGCCGGGTCAGGTTCAACCTGACGGCATTCCACGCGCGCTACAAGGATTTGCAGGTCAGCCAGTTTATGGCTGGTAGCGGCGGCGCCTCCAGCATCACCGTGAACGCAGGCAAGGCGACCTACACGGGGGTTGAGGCGGAAATTCTGGCACAACCGGTTGCAGGGCTGACACTCAATGCCTCGGTCGGTTACGTGGATCGCAAATACAAGACCTTCATGATCCGCGACAGCAAGACGAACGAACTGGTCAACGTCGCCAAGGAAGCGCACTTTGGCTATTCGGCCAGCACCACGGCCAATGCGGGCATTCAGTATGAAACGCCGATTGAAAACGTCGGTACGCTCCTGGCGCGGCTGGACTGGACCTATCGCAGCCGGATCTATTTCCACCCGCTCGATCGGCTGAACCCGTTCAATCAGGGGATGTCGGATGGCGGAGCGGGGCGTTTCGATGCGCGGCTGGCCCTGTCCGATATCGATCTGGGGCCGACGCGCGCCACGGTGTCGCTGTGGGGCAAGAACATCACCGACAAGAAGTATCTCTACTCGGGGATCGATTTCGGCTCACTCGGTTTTGCCGGGGTCATCTTCGCCGAACCGCGTACTTATGGCGTGGATGTGAAGTTCGAATTCTGA
- a CDS encoding glycosyltransferase family 2 protein: MTGPELSPELSIVIPCYNEEDNVRAICAAVTAEAERHAASHEIILIDNRSTDRTRVLIRELCASDRRIRAIFNTRNFGQMRSPTHGIYQASGAAVIGMCADFQDPPELIGPFMQRWREGAPVVLAQRRSEKTALPLALVRDGGYAFLHRFGDYPVLPDVTGFGLYDRMVVDSLARWNEPEPFFRGMLVESGYHIALIPFDRPQRAAGTSKNNLNALFDFALSGLAASGKRLLRLPVLMAVYAGLIALLLLFAAMAAVFLDGPVWALLGLALGGGMFAVILLILGLMGEQLRILTERSRGQPLVIEQERINFPDVARP, encoded by the coding sequence GTGACCGGCCCCGAACTGTCGCCCGAACTGTCTATCGTCATTCCCTGCTATAACGAGGAAGACAATGTGCGGGCGATCTGCGCTGCGGTGACGGCCGAGGCCGAACGGCACGCCGCATCGCACGAGATCATCCTGATCGACAACCGGTCGACCGATCGGACACGGGTGCTGATCCGCGAATTGTGCGCCAGCGACCGGCGCATCCGGGCGATCTTCAACACCCGCAACTTCGGCCAGATGCGTTCGCCCACGCACGGAATCTATCAGGCATCGGGCGCGGCGGTAATCGGGATGTGCGCGGATTTTCAGGATCCGCCCGAATTGATCGGCCCGTTCATGCAGCGGTGGCGCGAAGGCGCACCGGTTGTCCTGGCACAGCGCCGCAGCGAGAAGACCGCCCTGCCGCTGGCGCTGGTCCGTGACGGCGGTTATGCCTTTCTCCATCGTTTTGGCGATTATCCGGTCCTGCCGGATGTGACCGGTTTCGGCCTTTATGACCGCATGGTCGTCGACAGTCTGGCCCGCTGGAACGAACCCGAACCGTTCTTTCGCGGGATGCTGGTCGAAAGCGGATACCATATCGCGTTGATCCCGTTCGACCGCCCGCAACGCGCCGCCGGCACGAGCAAGAACAACCTCAACGCACTGTTTGATTTCGCGCTGTCAGGGCTGGCCGCATCGGGCAAACGCCTGCTGCGGCTGCCTGTTCTGATGGCGGTATACGCCGGACTGATCGCATTGCTGCTGCTGTTCGCCGCCATGGCCGCGGTGTTTCTCGACGGTCCGGTTTGGGCCTTGCTGGGTCTGGCACTGGGGGGCGGCATGTTTGCCGTGATCCTGCTCATTCTCGGACTCATGGGTGAACAGTTGCGCATCCTCACAGAACGCAGCCGGGGCCAGCCACTGGTCATCGAACAGGAACGGATCAACTTTCCCGATGTGGCCCGGCCATGA